One region of Armigeres subalbatus isolate Guangzhou_Male chromosome 3, GZ_Asu_2, whole genome shotgun sequence genomic DNA includes:
- the LOC134222132 gene encoding uncharacterized protein LOC134222132, whose translation MATSVDKPSGTREQKKKSKNLARELANEKSRNLELMEALNRSQREIAELQASKQNKAKGSGEVEDPEIDFNAENGLSSTRQVAGPSFEESRFLSSMNQLSVASINVPECKATDDDGIHRFTYDQWKDLLIDSLKLAGIEDEVTKFTVFKVKAGPQLLEIFRNTKSHDSSPDPVKRPFSNAMQRLQSYFGSGSDVMLMRRKLAMMIQKPDETDLNFLTRVGSTARLCEFEGEKEFEQIIATVAEHARNRDVRTTALKMLSRKGTFIDLVDKVREIESIRLNEEYVMRRYGNVEQAMVAPVRSFSNWDIAHQQSYPTRGGGYMSGSYRGAPFQSRQAYRGGYTQNQINRGRRQHSRFGRGGASQPSSSDGNCWRCGGVYHSPNDCRVRDKICNRCGQSGHIQRVCFNSGKRAGGGSVDKPPNKIAAIEMQEQHEVAPEACNEVEIKSDLVNTVKLPTIEEKTRKCSLQLDRLEPEAKMIDESEYLAKSLQTIAKCELTSGLENKSINLVGQPESKNNMINIHHVSTTENVVHKSIPDPPDTNNGELEEFGDGVIMAIVAGLRWPFLIDSGAQVNTFTLNAFNQIMSDARYSSELYNVSYTTDRSLKACEDILRSVETTVPECVFEYSIGYKKFG comes from the exons ATGGCGACGTCGGTAG ACAAACCGTCTGGAACGCGGGAGCAGAAAAAGAAATCTAAAAACTTGGCTCGTGAACTTGCGAATGAGAAGTCAAGGAACTTGGAGTTAATGGAAGCATTGAATCGGAGTCAGAGAGAAATTGCAGAGCTTCAAGCAAGTAAGCAGAATAAAGCAAAAGGATCGGGTGAAGTTGAGGATCCTGAAATCGATTTCAACGCAGAGAATGGCCTTAGCAGCACGAGACAAGTAGCTGGGCCCAGTTTCGAGGAATCAAGATTCTTGTCATCGATGAATCAGCTTTCGGTCGCATCTATCAACGTCCCGGAATGTAAAGCGACGGATGACGACGGAATTCACCGTTTTACGTACGACCAGTGGAAGGATTTGCTGATCGATTCCTTGAAATTAGCCGGAATAGAAGATGAGGTGACAAAATTCACGGTGTTCAAAGTTAAAGCAGGGCCTCAACTACTCGAAATATTCAGAAACACGAAATCACACGACAGTtccccagatccagtcaagagaCCGTTTTCGAACGCAATGCAGCGATTGCAAAGTTACTTCGGCTCCGGATCAGACGTGATGCTAATGCGACGTAAGTTGGCCATGATGATTCAGAAACCGGATGAAACGGATCTGAATTTTCTTACACGTGTTGGCTCAACTGCTCGGCTTTGCGAATTCGAAGGCGAAAAGGAATTTGAACAGATTATCGCTACAGTGGCAGAACACGCCAGAAACAGGGACGTTCGCACCACGGCACTCAAAATGCTGAGCCGCAAGGGCACATTCATCGACTTGGTGGATAAAGTGCGTGAAATCGAGAGTATTCGACTCAACGAAGAGTATGTCATGCGAAGATATGGAAATGTTGAACAAGCAATGGTTGCACCCGTTCGATCCTTCTCCAATTGGGATATCGCTCACCAACAGAGCTACCCAACACGCGGAGGCGGATATATGAGTGGAAGTTATCGAGGCGCACCTTTTCAATCAAGACAAGCGTACAGAGGTGGATACACACAGAACCAAATAAACAGGGGACGACGTCAGCATTCTCGCTTTGGCAGAGGCGGTGCTTCACAACCTAGCTCATCAGATGGAAACTGTTGGCGCTGCGGTGGAGTTTATCACTCCCCGAACGACTGTAGGGTGAGAGATAAGATATGCAACAGATGTGGCCAAAGTGGCCATATCCAGCGAGTTTGTTTTAATTCAGGCAAACGAGCAGGCGGAGGATCTGTAGATAAACCACCGAATAAGATTGCTGCAATCGAAATGCAAGAACAGCATGAAGTGGCACCGGAAGCTTGCAACGAGGTG GAAATAAAATCAGATTTGGTTAATACCGTTAAGTTACCTACGATTGAAGAGAAAACCCGAAAATGTAGTCTACAACTCGATCGACTTGAACCAGAAGCTAAAATGATTGACGAATCAGAGTATCTA GCCAAGAGTCTACAAACCATCGCTAAGTGCGAATTAACTTCCGGTCTCGAAAATAAAAGTATTAACCTCGTTGGCCAACCAGAGTCCAAGAATAACATGATAAATATTCATCACGTTTCTACTACCGAGAATGTT GTTCACAAATCAATTCCGGACCCGCCAGATACGAATAACGGTGAGCTAGAAGAATTCGGCGATGGAGTTATAATGGCTATCGTGGCTGGACTCAGATGGCCATTCCTAATAGATTCAGGTGCTCAGGTTAATACTTTTACATTGAATGCCTTTAACCAGATTATGTCGGATGCACGGTACAGTAGCGAGCTGTACAACGTGAGTTATACGACCGATCGCTCACTAAAAGC CTGTGAAGATATACTACGATCAGTCGAAACCACCGTGCCGGAATGTGTTTTTGAATATTCCATTggctataaaaagtttggttgA
- the LOC134226253 gene encoding serine/threonine-protein phosphatase 4 catalytic subunit has translation MPDYSDLDRQIEQLKRCEIIKENEVKALCAKAREILVEEGNVQRVDSPVTVCGDIHGQFYDLKELFKVGGDVPETNYLFMGDFVDRGYYSVETFLLLLALKVRYPDRITLIRGNHESRQITQVYGFYDECLRKYGSVTVWRYCTEIFDYLSLSAIIDGKIFCVHGGLSPSIQYLDQIRSIDRKQEVPHDGPMCDLLWSDPEDTHGWGVSPRGAGYLFGSDVVSQFNAANDIDMICRAHQLVMEGYKWHFNETVLTVWSAPNYCYRCGNVAAILELNENLQRDFTIFEAAPQESRGIPSKKPQADYFL, from the exons ATGCCAGATTACAGCGATTTGGATCGTCAGATAGAACAACTGAAGCGCTGCGAAATCATCAAAGAAAATGAGGTGAAAGCCCTCTGTGCGAAGGCTCGAGAAATTTTGGTTGAGGAAGGGAACGTACAACGGGTGGATTCTCCGGTCACG GTTTGCGGCGACATACACGGCCAATTTTATGATCTGAAAGAACTGTTCAAAGTTGGAGGCGATGTACCGGAAACGAACTATCTGTTCATGGGCGATTTCGTGGATCGCGGGTATTACAGCGTGGAAACGTTTTTACTGCTGCTGGCTCTAAAGGTGCGTTATCCGGACCGCATCACGCTGATTCGTGGCAACCACGAATCACGTCAAATCACACAAGTTTACGGCTTTTACGACGAATGTCTCCGGAAGTATGGCTCGGTAACGGTTTGGCGTTACTGTACGGAAATCTTCGACTACTTGTCGCTTTCGGCGATAATCGATGGGAAAATCTTCTGCGTGCATGGCGGCTTATCGCCTTCGATTCAGTATTTAGACCAGATCCGTTCTATCGATCGGAAACAGGAAGTACCGCATGACGGTCCCATGTGCGATTTGTTGTGGAGTGACCCGGAAGATACGCATGGCTGGGGAGTCTCGCCTCGAGGAGCCGGTTATTTGTTCGGGTCGGACGTTGTGTCGCAGTTCAATGCAGCGAATGATATCGACATGATCTGCAGAGCACATCAGCTAGTTATGGAAGGCTACAAGTGGCACTTTAATGAAACGGTTTTGACTGTTTGGTCTGCACCTAACTACTGTTACCG ATGCGGTAACGTTGCAGCGATTTTGGAATTAAACGAAAACCTACAGCGCGACTTTACGATTTTCGAAGCGGCTCCGCAAGAGAGCCGTGGAATACCGTCGAAGAAACCACAGGCTGACTATTTCTTATAA